A stretch of the Desulforamulus ferrireducens genome encodes the following:
- a CDS encoding MASE3 domain-containing protein: MGLTEITLQKLQMANLRLKIAIIIILCGSLLIANKFYFVHQNISSDVFLPIHTNIEFFCVFVALCTFTVTWYSYLNNCSYYSYFIGLGLLAVGFIDLFHFYSYEGMPNIFSESCANRANLYHVIGRFLMAVVFLTSVFLYKKEWCPLGRFRHYFLAATLALVAFILLTVSLYPDLYPVMQNDQGLTQTKIVCEYIIITILVTAVVGYLWLYKKHLDHHLQLIIATLTVSIFSELCFTSQGSVYDTTSLLGHVFRFASYVLIYMAIFMNNVKRPYLALVAAREELARANDILEEKVRKRTQALQEANERLSKAATHDFLTGAINRMEFSNRFSEMLKKSQESSLHSVIALDFDSFKKINDTFGHAVGDECLKTFVKAAQEVLRPTDAVARFGGDEFMILLPNTPRAGAKVAGEKIRARLAEIANPPFTISMGIAEWPNNGGKEKELLAYADEALYQAKAKGKNRVE, translated from the coding sequence ATGGGCTTAACAGAAATTACCTTACAAAAATTACAAATGGCCAATTTACGTCTGAAAATCGCAATCATTATCATCCTCTGTGGTTCTTTGTTAATTGCTAATAAATTTTATTTTGTTCATCAAAACATATCTTCGGACGTTTTCCTACCCATCCATACTAACATAGAGTTCTTTTGTGTCTTCGTGGCTCTTTGCACCTTTACCGTAACCTGGTATTCCTATTTAAATAACTGCTCCTATTACAGTTATTTTATTGGCTTAGGCTTGTTGGCCGTGGGTTTTATTGATTTATTTCACTTCTACTCCTACGAAGGGATGCCTAATATTTTTTCCGAATCCTGTGCCAACCGCGCCAACCTTTATCATGTCATTGGCAGGTTCCTGATGGCTGTGGTTTTTCTTACCAGTGTCTTCTTATATAAAAAAGAATGGTGTCCTCTGGGCAGGTTTAGACATTACTTCCTGGCAGCTACCTTGGCACTGGTAGCCTTTATTCTCCTCACGGTATCTCTCTACCCGGATCTGTACCCAGTGATGCAAAACGACCAAGGACTGACACAAACAAAAATTGTTTGTGAGTACATCATTATTACCATACTGGTAACAGCTGTGGTTGGCTACCTCTGGTTATATAAGAAACATCTGGATCACCATTTGCAGCTTATTATAGCCACCTTAACAGTTTCGATTTTTAGTGAGTTATGCTTTACTTCTCAAGGAAGTGTCTACGACACCACTTCCCTTTTGGGCCATGTTTTTCGCTTTGCCTCCTATGTCTTAATTTACATGGCCATTTTTATGAACAACGTTAAGCGGCCTTATTTGGCTCTGGTAGCTGCCAGGGAAGAGCTGGCCCGTGCCAATGACATCTTAGAAGAGAAAGTCCGTAAGCGCACCCAGGCTTTACAGGAGGCCAATGAACGGTTATCCAAGGCAGCCACCCATGATTTTCTTACCGGGGCCATTAACCGCATGGAATTTTCCAATCGGTTCAGTGAGATGCTGAAAAAATCGCAGGAGAGTTCCCTACACTCGGTTATTGCCTTAGACTTTGATTCCTTCAAAAAGATTAATGATACCTTTGGCCATGCCGTAGGGGATGAATGTTTAAAAACCTTTGTTAAAGCCGCCCAAGAAGTACTGCGACCAACAGATGCGGTAGCTCGTTTCGGTGGTGACGAATTTATGATCCTGCTACCCAATACACCCAGAGCCGGCGCTAAAGTGGCGGGAGAAAAAATTCGCGCTCGCTTAGCGGAGATTGCTAACCCTCCCTTTACCATCTCCATGGGTATAGCGGAATGGCCAAATAACGGTGGCAAGGAAAAAGAACTTTTAGCCTACGCTGACGAAGCACTCTACCAAGCCAAAGCCAAAGGAAAAAATCGTGTGGAGTAA
- a CDS encoding zf-HC2 domain-containing protein, translating to MRCQDIMELLSPYLDGAVTAEELEAVRVHVACCPRCSAELEELRACIGMLKELPLVAPPVDFRAGLMEKLDQLSTPQGSTKKTNFFDRITGIAKSSWYRAAAVAAVMVMAIGITSLWEKEGNFPPLDQQSPEVIVVHEPQEGQENTEINEQQPSPESQSNEPGSSSGAVPNSQAKQPAQQESISTPVINQATTKQEESYVPQPSEGLAAVSATIKLDVAGIEDTLKAIDSLTQANGGTIYQPYSGTQDSGLVGIKISRQNYEQVIGALKKLGSVISYLPTEKDLSVQHQTAKAELERLKAEQEVLLQSKLTNETNQEWENQLKEVNQALLKQIEVMKLLEERANYCLINIHLQ from the coding sequence GTGCGTTGCCAGGATATTATGGAATTGTTATCTCCATATCTGGACGGGGCAGTTACTGCCGAAGAACTGGAGGCCGTTCGGGTACATGTAGCCTGCTGCCCTAGATGCAGTGCTGAGTTAGAAGAACTCAGGGCTTGCATTGGTATGCTTAAGGAACTCCCCTTAGTTGCTCCCCCGGTTGATTTTAGAGCTGGTCTGATGGAGAAGCTGGATCAATTGTCTACTCCTCAGGGTAGTACTAAAAAGACTAATTTCTTTGATCGCATTACAGGTATTGCTAAGAGTTCTTGGTATCGCGCAGCAGCTGTGGCGGCTGTCATGGTCATGGCCATAGGTATAACCTCCCTGTGGGAAAAAGAGGGTAATTTCCCTCCCCTTGATCAACAATCTCCCGAAGTAATTGTCGTTCATGAACCGCAAGAGGGCCAGGAAAATACTGAGATAAATGAACAGCAGCCTTCCCCTGAGAGTCAGTCAAATGAACCGGGAAGTAGCTCCGGGGCTGTACCTAATTCTCAAGCAAAACAACCGGCCCAGCAGGAGAGTATCTCTACTCCTGTAATTAATCAAGCGACAACCAAACAGGAAGAAAGTTATGTTCCTCAGCCCAGTGAGGGTCTGGCGGCGGTTAGTGCTACTATCAAGTTGGATGTGGCGGGTATCGAGGATACACTTAAAGCCATAGATTCCCTAACCCAGGCTAATGGGGGGACTATCTACCAACCCTATTCAGGTACCCAGGATAGCGGCCTCGTTGGCATAAAAATTTCCCGGCAAAATTACGAGCAGGTTATTGGTGCATTAAAAAAATTAGGCAGTGTAATCTCCTATCTGCCCACAGAAAAGGACTTGAGTGTACAGCACCAGACAGCTAAGGCAGAACTGGAACGTCTCAAAGCTGAACAAGAGGTACTACTCCAAAGTAAACTAACCAATGAGACCAACCAGGAATGGGAGAATCAACTAAAAGAAGTGAATCAGGCACTGTTAAAACAAATAGAGGTAATGAAACTACTGGAAGAGCGTGCTAACTACTGCTTGATTAACATCCATTTGCAATAA
- a CDS encoding carbon-nitrogen hydrolase family protein — MDRFKLGLCQLQVTAAKEENLQRAAAAVKDAAQQGCQLVALPEMFNCPYGNHYFAKYAETFPQGETIIRLGQMAKENSVYLVGGSIPELEDDKLYNSSFVFNPAGEMIARHRKIHLFDIDIPSAITFRESDTLSPGEAVTSFDTPFGRIGVAICYDIRFPELIRTMALQGIVLLILPAAFTMVTGPAHWELTLRARSLDNQIYVAAVSPARDESADFVAYGHSLVTSPWGEVMVQADEKPGLITANIDLKLLAKIREQLPLLKHRRTSVYQL; from the coding sequence GTGGATCGTTTTAAATTAGGACTTTGCCAGCTACAAGTTACCGCGGCAAAGGAGGAAAATTTGCAAAGGGCTGCGGCAGCAGTCAAGGATGCCGCCCAACAGGGCTGCCAATTGGTGGCCTTGCCGGAAATGTTTAATTGTCCCTACGGCAATCATTATTTTGCTAAATACGCAGAGACATTTCCCCAGGGAGAAACTATTATCCGTCTTGGCCAAATGGCCAAGGAAAACTCGGTTTACCTGGTGGGGGGCTCCATTCCTGAGCTGGAGGATGATAAACTATATAATTCCTCCTTTGTTTTCAATCCTGCCGGTGAGATGATTGCGCGGCATCGTAAAATTCATTTGTTCGACATAGATATTCCATCGGCCATTACCTTTAGAGAATCAGATACCCTTTCTCCTGGTGAGGCTGTCACAAGTTTTGACACACCCTTTGGCCGGATCGGGGTGGCCATTTGTTACGATATCAGATTCCCGGAACTCATTCGCACCATGGCCTTACAGGGGATTGTTTTATTAATTTTACCCGCTGCCTTTACCATGGTTACCGGGCCGGCCCACTGGGAATTAACCCTCCGGGCCAGGTCACTGGATAATCAGATATACGTGGCAGCGGTTTCCCCGGCCAGGGATGAGTCCGCTGACTTCGTAGCCTACGGCCATTCCCTGGTTACCTCTCCCTGGGGTGAGGTAATGGTTCAGGCCGATGAAAAACCCGGCCTAATAACAGCCAATATCGACCTAAAATTGCTGGCCAAAATAAGGGAGCAACTACCTCTGTTGAAGCATCGTCGAACAAGCGTCTATCAACTCTAG
- a CDS encoding sigma-70 family RNA polymerase sigma factor, producing MPLEDQLLVERSKKGDREAFEHLVQLYEQKVYTIAYRLMGNHADAADLAQDAFIKIYQALPNFRGDSSFSTWIYHITVNVCRDELRKRQRRPTVSLDDNNGEGNNYTYEIRSTAPGPEEMLDRSETQAMIQQCLDSLSDDYRTILVMREIQELAYEEIAEILGCSLGTVKSRLSRARQALKEKISKQMELLSPRERLAK from the coding sequence TTGCCCCTGGAAGATCAGTTGTTAGTGGAACGAAGTAAAAAAGGTGATAGGGAAGCCTTTGAACATCTGGTCCAGTTATATGAACAAAAGGTTTATACCATAGCCTATCGCTTAATGGGCAATCACGCCGATGCTGCTGATCTAGCGCAGGACGCTTTCATCAAAATATATCAAGCTTTGCCTAATTTTCGAGGGGACTCAAGTTTTAGTACCTGGATTTATCACATTACTGTTAATGTGTGCCGGGATGAATTACGTAAAAGGCAAAGAAGGCCAACGGTTTCCCTTGATGATAATAATGGTGAGGGCAATAACTATACATATGAGATAAGAAGCACAGCACCGGGTCCGGAGGAAATGCTGGACCGTAGTGAAACACAAGCGATGATTCAGCAATGTCTGGATAGCCTTTCTGATGATTACCGTACCATTCTGGTTATGCGGGAGATTCAGGAGCTGGCCTACGAGGAAATTGCTGAGATTTTAGGGTGTTCCCTGGGTACTGTGAAATCTCGTTTAAGCCGCGCTAGACAAGCATTAAAGGAGAAAATCAGTAAACAGATGGAACTTCTATCTCCTCGCGAACGTCTAGCAAAGTAA
- a CDS encoding NifU family protein produces the protein MREQVQAALDQVRPFLQRDGGDVELVDVDETSGVVKVKLKGACGGUPGATYTLKNGIERSLKQAVPEVKEVVSV, from the coding sequence ATGCGTGAGCAAGTACAAGCGGCTTTGGATCAAGTTCGTCCCTTTTTGCAAAGAGATGGTGGCGATGTTGAACTGGTAGATGTTGATGAAACATCCGGTGTTGTCAAGGTTAAACTAAAGGGTGCCTGTGGTGGTTGACCCGGTGCTACCTATACCCTGAAAAATGGGATTGAGCGGTCGCTCAAGCAGGCGGTTCCAGAAGTAAAAGAAGTTGTTTCAGTATAA
- a CDS encoding CapA family protein, with product MIIFLALPLGCGYSSEEPAENTKPQSLPPPPPPETITITAVGDLLMHMPVINSAKLEDGSYDFKPIFSEVKSLLSSSDLTIANLETRLAGKQFGYSGYPIFNCPEELAADLKAVGVDVITTANNHSLDQGWPGIVNTLHHIEAAGLSHVGTNRNQQEADQVFMTEIKNTKIGILNYTESTNGIPLPKGKEYAVNLMQKEKIYADIDKLKAQGAEVIIACLHFGTEYQRQPNEMQKNLVEELFVRGVDIVFGNHAHVIQPMDLRTVSSNTLEKPCFVVYSLGNFISNQTWRYSDCGLIVNVVLEKKSGQVAVKAADYVPVWVDTYTQQGQKKYRVLPVQKALEDYQAKTDPLLDQNDFSKLQEVWQDTTSLISEACPVITPKQIPGGSKI from the coding sequence ATGATCATTTTTCTCGCTCTGCCACTTGGTTGTGGCTATAGTAGCGAGGAACCTGCAGAAAATACGAAACCCCAGAGTTTACCCCCACCCCCTCCACCAGAAACCATCACCATAACGGCTGTGGGCGATTTGCTAATGCACATGCCAGTGATCAATTCGGCTAAATTAGAAGATGGATCCTATGACTTTAAACCCATTTTCTCTGAAGTAAAGAGTTTGCTAAGCAGTTCTGATCTTACTATTGCAAATCTGGAAACAAGGCTGGCAGGTAAGCAATTCGGTTATTCCGGTTACCCTATTTTTAATTGTCCCGAAGAACTGGCCGCTGATTTAAAGGCGGTGGGGGTAGATGTAATTACCACCGCTAATAACCACAGTTTAGACCAGGGTTGGCCAGGTATCGTTAACACCCTGCACCATATAGAAGCCGCTGGCTTAAGCCATGTGGGAACCAACCGCAACCAGCAAGAAGCTGACCAGGTCTTTATGACGGAAATAAAAAACACCAAGATAGGCATTCTCAACTATACCGAAAGCACCAACGGTATCCCCCTGCCTAAGGGGAAAGAGTATGCCGTAAACCTGATGCAGAAAGAAAAAATTTATGCAGATATTGATAAGTTAAAAGCCCAGGGAGCAGAGGTAATTATTGCCTGTCTGCATTTTGGCACGGAATATCAACGCCAACCCAATGAGATGCAAAAAAATCTGGTGGAAGAACTGTTTGTCCGGGGAGTGGATATCGTGTTTGGCAACCATGCTCACGTCATCCAACCCATGGACTTAAGAACGGTATCCTCCAATACCCTGGAAAAACCATGCTTTGTGGTCTATTCCCTGGGAAATTTTATTTCCAACCAAACCTGGCGTTATTCTGACTGCGGTTTAATTGTCAATGTAGTTTTGGAAAAGAAGTCAGGGCAGGTGGCGGTAAAAGCAGCGGATTATGTACCTGTTTGGGTGGATACCTACACCCAGCAAGGGCAAAAAAAATACCGTGTGCTACCGGTACAAAAGGCTCTGGAGGATTACCAAGCCAAAACCGACCCTTTACTGGATCAAAATGATTTTAGCAAATTACAGGAGGTCTGGCAGGATACCACCTCTCTCATTTCAGAAGCCTGCCCTGTGATAACCCCCAAACAGATACCAGGGGGAAGTAAGATCTAA
- a CDS encoding NifU family protein, protein MREKVIQVLEQVRPFLQRDGGDVEFVDVDENGVVKVKLRGACGSCPGALYTLKNGIERTLKQHVPEVKEVVRVE, encoded by the coding sequence GTGAGAGAAAAAGTAATCCAAGTGTTAGAACAAGTCCGTCCCTTTCTGCAAAGAGACGGTGGCGACGTAGAATTTGTAGATGTGGATGAAAACGGTGTTGTTAAGGTTAAGCTAAGAGGAGCCTGTGGCAGCTGCCCGGGAGCACTTTACACCTTAAAGAACGGCATCGAGCGTACATTGAAACAGCATGTACCGGAAGTTAAAGAGGTAGTACGCGTAGAGTAA
- a CDS encoding N-acetylmuramoyl-L-alanine amidase family protein, which yields MARKILVLDPGHGGRDPGAIGHGLLEKDITLKLAQIIANGLANYDVTVRLTREGDIFLSLDDRAAFANKLGADYFLSIHVNAGGGTGFESFIYNGPISSNTSSLRSIIHQNIVKFLKGLGIADRGEKRANFAVLRETTMPACLLEILFIDSEKDAIYLKDTAFMKGIGDAIIAGVVQSLKLPAKTSPTPTPTPKPTQPPTPIWNPQAEVQKLIDAGIIVNDHPADAPVTWGEFATVLNRILNKMKQES from the coding sequence GTGGCTAGAAAAATCCTGGTACTGGACCCGGGCCATGGGGGTAGAGATCCTGGTGCCATTGGCCACGGTCTATTGGAAAAGGATATTACACTGAAGTTAGCCCAAATAATCGCCAATGGGTTAGCTAATTATGATGTTACTGTCCGGCTAACCCGGGAGGGGGATATTTTCCTTTCCTTAGATGACAGGGCTGCCTTTGCTAATAAACTGGGGGCAGACTATTTCCTTTCCATTCACGTCAATGCCGGCGGTGGCACCGGTTTTGAAAGTTTTATCTATAACGGCCCCATAAGTTCAAATACCAGCAGCCTGCGCAGCATAATTCATCAAAACATAGTCAAATTTCTTAAAGGTTTGGGTATTGCGGACAGAGGCGAAAAAAGAGCCAATTTTGCTGTACTAAGGGAAACAACCATGCCTGCTTGTCTCCTGGAAATACTATTTATTGACTCAGAGAAGGATGCCATTTATCTCAAGGATACTGCTTTTATGAAAGGTATTGGCGATGCCATCATCGCCGGGGTGGTGCAAAGCTTAAAACTACCAGCCAAAACAAGCCCAACACCAACTCCAACGCCAAAACCAACCCAACCACCCACACCGATATGGAATCCCCAAGCAGAGGTGCAAAAACTAATAGATGCGGGTATTATAGTAAATGATCACCCTGCAGATGCACCAGTAACCTGGGGAGAATTTGCAACCGTTTTAAACAGAATATTAAATAAAATGAAACAAGAATCCTAA
- a CDS encoding iron-containing alcohol dehydrogenase: MPENKLLQISKFVAPEVIFGVGALSQVGESAYRIGITKAFLVSDQGVMEAGWVDKALAYLKELGIEATVFYQLTTNPKDVEVAVGFQRYLESGCDGIIAVGGGSPIDVAKAIAILATNGGQIKDYEGVNKITSPLPPMVIVTSTGGSGAEVSQFSMIVEKQRQVKMAIISKSLIPDIAIVDPLLLQTKNARLTAATGVDALSHAIEAYVSLAATALTDVHALAAIRLISSNLRESVACRTNLEAKSAMAMASLQAGLAFSNAILGATHAMTHQVDGLLDLHHGETNGILLPYVMEFNMISCGEKFANIAEALGVQTTGLSKWKAAERGISAIRKLFRDIGIPQRLSEVGMKEEYIEKLSQNALKDACLVTNPRDTSAAEIEELYRRAL; the protein is encoded by the coding sequence ATGCCTGAGAATAAACTATTGCAAATTAGCAAATTTGTTGCCCCAGAAGTAATTTTTGGTGTGGGAGCCCTTAGTCAGGTGGGTGAGAGTGCCTACCGCATAGGAATTACTAAGGCTTTTTTAGTTAGTGATCAGGGAGTTATGGAAGCCGGCTGGGTAGATAAAGCCCTGGCCTATTTAAAAGAGCTGGGGATCGAGGCTACTGTCTTTTATCAATTAACCACCAACCCTAAGGATGTTGAAGTGGCTGTTGGTTTTCAACGGTATCTGGAAAGTGGCTGCGATGGCATTATAGCTGTGGGTGGTGGTAGTCCCATAGATGTGGCTAAAGCCATAGCCATTTTAGCTACCAATGGTGGACAAATAAAGGACTATGAAGGTGTCAATAAAATCACCTCACCTTTACCTCCCATGGTCATAGTCACCAGTACCGGTGGTTCTGGAGCCGAGGTATCTCAATTCTCCATGATTGTGGAAAAACAACGTCAAGTAAAGATGGCGATTATTTCTAAATCCTTAATACCGGACATCGCCATTGTGGATCCCTTGCTATTACAGACGAAAAATGCTCGCTTAACAGCTGCCACCGGTGTGGATGCCCTAAGTCATGCCATTGAGGCCTATGTCTCGCTGGCGGCTACAGCCCTCACAGATGTCCATGCCTTAGCGGCTATACGTCTTATTTCCTCTAACTTAAGAGAATCCGTAGCCTGTCGGACCAATCTGGAAGCCAAATCGGCCATGGCCATGGCCAGCTTGCAGGCAGGTTTAGCCTTTTCCAACGCCATTTTAGGAGCCACCCATGCCATGACGCACCAGGTGGACGGACTGCTGGATTTGCACCATGGTGAGACTAACGGTATTCTCTTACCCTATGTCATGGAATTTAATATGATTTCCTGCGGGGAAAAATTTGCCAACATTGCCGAGGCTTTAGGTGTGCAAACCACCGGCCTGAGTAAATGGAAAGCAGCCGAGCGGGGGATTTCTGCCATCCGTAAATTATTTAGGGATATTGGTATTCCACAAAGGCTTTCCGAGGTGGGCATGAAGGAAGAGTATATTGAAAAACTCAGCCAAAATGCCTTGAAAGACGCCTGTCTGGTTACCAATCCCAGGGATACCAGTGCCGCAGAGATTGAGGAACTATACAGAAGAGCCCTGTAA
- a CDS encoding iron-containing alcohol dehydrogenase, protein MALGEQVYGYFIPTVNLMGVGAHKEIPNQVKTLGGTHVLIVTDAFLGRPGGMADDIKAMLEAEGIKVTVYAGAEPNPTDINVHDGLKIYQECGADMILSLGGGSSHDCAKGIGLVVNGGHIRDYEGINKSTKPMPPFIAVNTTAGTASEMTRFCIITNTSNKVKMAIVDWRCTPNVAINDPLLMVGMPPSLTAATGMDALTHAVEAYVSTIATPVTDSAALMAMKLIATNLRNAVANGENMEARDKMAYAEFLAGMAFNNASLGYVHAMAHQLGGFYNLPHGVCNAILLPHVEAFNLIACPERFVDIAIALGENVEGLSVREAADKALSAIKKLSADVGIPSGLAELGVKEEDLKIMAENAMKDACSFTNPRKATLEDIINIFKAAM, encoded by the coding sequence ATGGCATTAGGTGAGCAAGTATACGGTTATTTTATTCCCACTGTAAACCTCATGGGTGTAGGTGCCCATAAGGAGATCCCCAATCAAGTAAAAACTTTGGGTGGAACTCATGTCTTGATAGTTACCGATGCTTTCTTGGGTCGTCCGGGTGGTATGGCCGATGACATTAAAGCCATGCTGGAAGCTGAAGGTATTAAAGTTACTGTTTATGCCGGCGCTGAGCCCAACCCCACCGACATTAACGTACATGATGGTTTGAAAATTTACCAAGAATGCGGGGCTGATATGATTTTATCTCTGGGTGGCGGCAGCTCCCACGACTGCGCTAAAGGTATTGGTTTGGTAGTTAACGGTGGACATATCCGTGACTACGAAGGCATCAACAAGTCCACCAAGCCCATGCCTCCCTTTATTGCTGTTAATACCACCGCCGGTACCGCCTCTGAAATGACCCGTTTCTGCATCATTACCAATACCAGCAATAAAGTTAAAATGGCCATTGTTGACTGGCGCTGCACTCCTAACGTAGCCATCAACGATCCTCTGTTAATGGTAGGCATGCCTCCGTCCCTAACTGCTGCCACCGGTATGGATGCTCTGACCCACGCTGTGGAAGCTTACGTATCCACCATTGCTACTCCGGTAACCGATTCTGCAGCTTTAATGGCTATGAAGCTTATTGCTACCAACCTGCGCAATGCTGTGGCCAACGGCGAAAACATGGAAGCCCGTGACAAAATGGCCTATGCCGAATTCCTGGCTGGTATGGCCTTTAACAACGCATCCTTAGGTTATGTGCATGCCATGGCTCACCAACTGGGTGGTTTCTACAATCTGCCTCACGGTGTCTGCAACGCTATTCTGCTACCTCATGTGGAGGCCTTTAACCTCATTGCTTGCCCCGAGCGTTTTGTAGATATTGCCATTGCCCTGGGTGAAAATGTAGAAGGTCTTTCCGTCAGAGAAGCTGCCGACAAGGCTCTGTCCGCCATTAAGAAACTGTCCGCTGATGTTGGTATTCCCTCTGGTTTAGCAGAACTGGGTGTTAAGGAAGAAGATTTGAAGATTATGGCCGAAAACGCTATGAAGGACGCCTGCAGCTTCACTAACCCCAGAAAAGCTACTTTAGAGGATATCATTAATATCTTCAAGGCAGCCATGTAA
- a CDS encoding selenium metabolism-associated LysR family transcriptional regulator has translation MNITTLQTFIAVAEKKNLSLAAQEIHITQPAISKQLSVLEDHFGTPLVERRGRGVKLTPAGEIFYRHAKEVLELLNRADREIRQMSGEIRGRLVIWASTIPGHYILPPIIGSFKREYPDVQTVLQIGDSKEAIRKLLEESAHLAAVGMLPNNKRIEGVKFFSDELVVIVPPNHPFAQAKEISLDKLAKEQLVWREMGSGTRSVVEAYLARGGLTADKLNIALELGSTGAIVTAVEAGAGVSVVSRWAVLKELALGKIVTIKIKDVPMERDLYLVYPRRKNKSPIVEAFINYALRQSPLA, from the coding sequence ATGAATATAACTACACTACAAACCTTTATTGCTGTGGCAGAGAAGAAAAACCTTTCCCTGGCAGCTCAGGAAATTCACATTACGCAACCTGCCATTAGCAAGCAATTAAGTGTTTTAGAAGACCATTTTGGTACCCCTCTGGTGGAGCGGCGGGGGCGCGGTGTCAAGTTGACCCCGGCAGGTGAAATTTTTTACCGTCATGCCAAGGAAGTATTGGAACTACTAAACCGGGCTGATCGAGAAATCCGCCAAATGTCCGGTGAAATTAGAGGTCGCCTGGTGATTTGGGCCAGTACCATTCCAGGCCATTATATATTGCCACCCATTATTGGGTCCTTTAAAAGGGAGTATCCTGATGTACAGACAGTCTTGCAGATTGGCGACTCCAAAGAGGCCATCCGTAAATTATTAGAAGAATCCGCCCATCTGGCGGCCGTGGGTATGTTGCCCAATAATAAACGTATTGAGGGTGTCAAGTTCTTCTCAGACGAACTGGTGGTAATTGTTCCGCCCAACCATCCCTTTGCCCAGGCCAAGGAAATATCCTTGGATAAACTGGCGAAGGAACAATTAGTCTGGCGCGAGATGGGCTCTGGCACCAGGTCGGTGGTAGAGGCATATTTGGCCAGAGGAGGCCTAACAGCTGATAAGCTAAACATTGCCCTGGAGCTTGGCAGTACCGGTGCCATTGTTACTGCCGTGGAAGCCGGGGCAGGGGTTTCTGTGGTTTCCCGCTGGGCGGTGTTAAAAGAGTTAGCCCTGGGTAAAATTGTTACCATAAAAATAAAGGATGTACCAATGGAGAGAGATCTTTATTTGGTCTACCCCCGACGGAAAAACAAAAGTCCTATAGTAGAAGCATTTATCAATTACGCTTTAAGACAAAGTCCCCTTGCCTAA